A genomic region of Pseudomonas migulae contains the following coding sequences:
- the trxB gene encoding thioredoxin-disulfide reductase: MSEVRHSRVIILGSGPAGYSAAVYAARANLKPLLITGMQAGGQLTTTTEVDNWPGDVHGLTGPALMERMKEHAERFETEIVFDHINAVDFAAKPYTLTGDSATYTCDALIIATGASARYLGLPSEEAFMGKGVSACATCDGFFYRNKPVAVVGGGNTAVEEALYLANIASTVTLIHRRETFRAEKILIDKLNARVAEGKIILKLNSNLDEVLGDNMGVTGARLKNNDGSFDELKVDGVFIAIGHTPNTSLFEGQLTLKDGYLVVHGGREGNATATNLEGIFAAGDVADHVYRQAITSAGAGCMAALDAERYLDDLQNVKF, encoded by the coding sequence ATGTCTGAAGTCCGTCATTCGCGAGTGATTATTCTCGGTTCCGGCCCTGCCGGTTACAGCGCCGCGGTCTATGCCGCCCGTGCCAACCTCAAGCCACTTTTGATCACCGGCATGCAGGCCGGCGGTCAACTGACCACCACCACCGAAGTCGACAACTGGCCGGGCGACGTCCACGGCCTGACCGGCCCGGCGTTGATGGAACGCATGAAAGAGCACGCCGAGCGCTTTGAAACCGAGATCGTTTTCGATCACATCAATGCCGTGGACTTCGCTGCCAAGCCGTACACCCTGACCGGCGACAGCGCGACGTACACCTGCGACGCCCTGATCATCGCCACCGGCGCCAGCGCTCGTTACCTGGGCCTGCCATCGGAAGAAGCGTTCATGGGCAAAGGCGTTTCGGCCTGCGCGACCTGCGACGGTTTCTTCTACCGCAACAAGCCTGTGGCCGTGGTCGGTGGCGGTAACACCGCTGTCGAAGAGGCGCTGTACCTGGCCAACATCGCCAGCACCGTGACCCTGATCCATCGCCGCGAAACCTTCCGCGCCGAGAAGATTCTGATCGACAAGCTCAATGCCCGGGTTGCCGAAGGCAAGATCATCCTGAAGCTGAACTCGAACCTGGACGAAGTCCTGGGCGACAACATGGGCGTGACCGGTGCTCGCCTGAAGAACAACGACGGCAGCTTCGACGAGCTGAAAGTCGACGGCGTGTTCATCGCCATCGGCCACACCCCGAACACTTCGCTGTTCGAAGGCCAGCTGACGTTGAAAGACGGCTACCTGGTGGTGCACGGCGGCCGTGAAGGCAACGCCACTGCAACCAACCTCGAAGGTATCTTCGCGGCCGGTGACGTGGCTGACCACGTTTACCGTCAGGCGATCACCTCAGCCGGCGCCGGCTGCATGGCGGCACTGGACGCCGAGCGTTACCTGGACGACCTGCAGAACGTCAAGTTCTGA
- a CDS encoding NADH:flavin oxidoreductase, with translation MPVKALFKPFHLGTLELPTRVVMAPMTRSFSPGGVPNSKVIEYYRRRAAAGVGLIITEGTTVGHKASNGYPNVPHFYGEAALAGWKKVVDAVHAAGGKIVPQLWHVGSVRRIGTEPDASVPGYGPSEKLKDGQVVVHGMTKQDIQDVIAAFAQAAKDAQSIGMDGVEIHGAHGYLVDQFFWEGSNQRTDEYGGSLANRSRFAIELIQAVRAAVGEGFPIIFRFSQWKQQDYTARLVQTPEALGEFLKPLSDAGVDIFHCSTRRFWEPEFDGSELNLAGWTRKLTGKPTITVGSVGLDGEFLQFMVNTDKIAQPASLEKLLERLNNDEFDLVAVGRALLVDPDWAQKVRDGREEDILPFSREALMTLV, from the coding sequence ATGCCCGTCAAAGCCCTGTTCAAACCGTTCCACCTCGGCACCCTTGAACTGCCGACCCGCGTTGTCATGGCGCCGATGACCCGTTCCTTCTCGCCGGGCGGTGTACCCAATTCCAAAGTGATCGAGTACTACCGTCGCCGCGCCGCTGCCGGCGTTGGCCTGATCATCACCGAGGGCACCACCGTCGGCCACAAGGCCTCCAACGGCTACCCGAACGTGCCGCACTTCTACGGTGAGGCCGCGCTGGCCGGCTGGAAGAAAGTCGTCGACGCCGTGCACGCCGCAGGCGGCAAGATCGTTCCGCAGCTGTGGCATGTCGGTAGCGTGCGTCGCATCGGCACCGAGCCGGACGCCAGCGTGCCGGGTTACGGTCCGTCGGAAAAATTGAAGGATGGCCAGGTCGTGGTTCACGGCATGACCAAACAGGATATCCAGGACGTGATCGCCGCGTTCGCCCAAGCTGCCAAAGACGCACAAAGCATCGGCATGGACGGTGTGGAAATCCACGGCGCCCACGGCTATCTGGTCGACCAGTTCTTCTGGGAAGGCAGCAACCAGCGCACCGATGAATACGGCGGCAGCCTGGCCAACCGTTCGCGTTTTGCCATCGAGCTGATTCAGGCGGTGCGTGCAGCGGTCGGTGAAGGTTTCCCGATCATCTTCCGTTTTTCCCAGTGGAAGCAGCAGGATTACACCGCGCGTCTGGTGCAAACCCCGGAAGCGTTGGGCGAGTTCCTCAAGCCGTTGTCCGACGCCGGCGTGGATATTTTCCACTGCTCGACGCGGCGTTTCTGGGAGCCGGAGTTCGACGGTTCCGAACTGAACCTGGCCGGCTGGACGCGCAAATTGACCGGCAAGCCAACCATTACCGTGGGCAGCGTAGGTCTGGACGGCGAGTTCCTGCAGTTCATGGTCAACACCGACAAGATCGCGCAACCGGCCAGCCTGGAAAAACTGCTGGAGCGTTTGAACAACGATGAATTCGATCTGGTGGCGGTGGGGCGTGCGCTGCTGGTAGACCCGGACTGGGCGCAGAAAGTGCGTGACGGTCGGGAGGAAGACATCCTGCCGTTCAGCCGTGAGGCGTTGATGACGCTGGTTTAA
- a CDS encoding beta-N-acetylhexosaminidase, translating to MPTPVQNPAPALQNPSNATSGFPWKSQSPAVLHADADGKNVYVISAGTRIFISDASLRPLATRLADGLTGAATLAKPPAIVSIPGPLQPGDVRLELATPNTTGVSIPVHGQHETYRIDISNTVEVTAQNLDAMARALTTLHKGARAFTTLESGVVIDAPAYAERSVLIDVGRKYYSPAWMKYLLREMAWNQLNTLHLHLTDNEGVRIFFPSAPDTASPDAWSAAELKDILDTAASYRIKVIPEIETPGHMNWILRNRPQFQLKLSNNTVVSKALDFSIPAARDFLKALFSDLIAMFPDSSHIHFGADEYFLNPINQSNTPQLAQYAQVESGIANATSEDAVRHYVNDLAAFVQSKGKVARVWNDGAVNRNALIDLDKKVEIECWSIWGSVRNEMTVDELVDEGYTVKNSHGDYYFVSLIGWSNLHHPLHSPYGLYNVYRANHFMDKAGGAITVIPKDHPCMAGAGIQVWGDHPHKATPEDVWDHLKEWLLPFGQRTWDSPNAASDYQSLSPIARSVAHSPPMPWS from the coding sequence ATGCCAACGCCCGTCCAAAACCCCGCACCGGCCTTACAGAATCCCAGCAATGCGACCTCTGGTTTCCCATGGAAAAGCCAGAGTCCGGCAGTACTGCACGCCGACGCTGACGGAAAAAATGTCTACGTCATCAGTGCCGGTACGCGCATTTTCATCAGCGACGCAAGCCTTCGGCCACTGGCAACACGGTTGGCAGACGGGCTCACAGGCGCCGCAACACTTGCCAAACCGCCGGCCATTGTGTCGATACCAGGACCACTCCAACCGGGTGATGTGAGGCTGGAACTGGCTACGCCGAATACCACCGGTGTTTCGATCCCTGTCCATGGACAACACGAAACCTACCGGATCGATATCTCGAACACTGTCGAAGTCACTGCGCAGAACCTCGACGCTATGGCTCGCGCCCTGACGACATTGCATAAAGGCGCACGGGCGTTCACCACGCTTGAATCCGGCGTCGTCATCGATGCACCCGCCTATGCCGAACGCTCCGTGTTGATTGATGTGGGGCGTAAATATTACAGCCCAGCGTGGATGAAGTACCTGCTGCGTGAAATGGCCTGGAACCAGCTCAACACCCTGCATTTGCACCTCACCGACAATGAGGGTGTGCGGATCTTTTTCCCCTCCGCTCCGGATACCGCCAGCCCTGACGCCTGGAGCGCCGCAGAGCTCAAAGACATACTCGATACCGCCGCGTCCTACCGCATCAAGGTCATTCCGGAAATCGAGACACCGGGGCATATGAACTGGATTCTGCGTAACCGGCCTCAGTTTCAACTAAAGCTCTCGAATAATACGGTCGTATCGAAAGCGCTCGACTTCAGCATCCCGGCCGCCCGCGATTTTCTCAAGGCACTCTTCAGCGACCTTATCGCTATGTTCCCGGACAGCAGCCATATCCATTTTGGTGCCGACGAGTACTTCCTCAACCCGATCAATCAGTCGAATACGCCGCAGCTGGCTCAGTACGCTCAAGTTGAGTCCGGTATTGCAAACGCCACTTCCGAGGATGCCGTAAGGCACTACGTCAACGACCTGGCTGCCTTCGTCCAGAGCAAAGGCAAGGTCGCACGAGTCTGGAACGACGGGGCTGTTAACCGGAATGCATTGATTGATCTGGATAAAAAAGTAGAAATCGAATGCTGGAGTATATGGGGGAGCGTTCGCAACGAGATGACCGTGGACGAGTTGGTCGATGAAGGCTATACCGTGAAAAACTCCCACGGTGACTACTATTTCGTCTCGCTCATAGGCTGGAGCAATCTCCATCACCCCCTGCACTCCCCTTACGGCCTCTACAATGTCTATCGAGCCAACCACTTCATGGACAAGGCAGGGGGTGCGATAACCGTGATCCCCAAAGACCATCCCTGCATGGCGGGCGCAGGGATTCAAGTCTGGGGAGACCATCCGCACAAGGCTACGCCTGAAGATGTCTGGGACCATCTGAAAGAATGGCTGTTGCCATTCGGGCAGCGAACCTGGGATTCGCCGAACGCCGCTTCCGACTATCAATCGCTGTCGCCGATCGCGCGGTCCGTCGCTCACTCACCGCCTATGCCCTGGTCATAG
- a CDS encoding FKBP-type peptidyl-prolyl cis-trans isomerase — MLIAANKAVSIDYTLTNDAGEVIDSSAGGAPLVYLQGAGNIIPGLEKALEGKAVGDELTVAVEPEDAYGEYAAELVSTLSRSMFEGVDELEVGMQFHASAPDGQMQIVTIRDLDGDDVTVDGNHPLAGQRLNFQVKIVDIRDASQEEIAHGHVHGEGGHHH; from the coding sequence ATGCTGATCGCCGCCAATAAGGCTGTCTCCATCGACTATACCCTGACCAACGACGCTGGTGAGGTCATCGACAGCTCCGCCGGCGGCGCGCCGCTGGTCTACCTGCAAGGTGCAGGCAACATCATCCCGGGCCTGGAAAAGGCGCTGGAAGGCAAAGCAGTCGGCGACGAGCTGACCGTAGCCGTTGAACCTGAAGATGCTTACGGCGAATACGCTGCCGAACTGGTCAGCACCCTGAGCCGCAGCATGTTCGAAGGCGTCGACGAACTGGAAGTGGGCATGCAGTTCCACGCTTCCGCTCCGGACGGCCAGATGCAGATCGTCACCATTCGCGATCTGGATGGCGACGATGTCACCGTCGACGGCAACCACCCGTTGGCCGGTCAGCGCCTGAATTTCCAGGTCAAGATCGTCGACATCCGTGACGCCAGCCAGGAAGAAATCGCTCATGGTCACGTCCATGGCGAAGGTGGCCATCACCACTGA
- a CDS encoding glutathione peroxidase, whose protein sequence is MSAFHDLKLTALDGQELPLAPFKGNVVLVVNVASKCGLTPQYAALENLYQQYKGKGFSVLGLPCNQFAGQEPGTEQEIQDFCSLNYGVTFPLSSKLEVNGHDRHQLYRLLAGEGAEFPGDITWNFEKFLLGKDGRVLARFSPRTAPDDPSVIQAIEKALS, encoded by the coding sequence ATGAGTGCTTTTCACGACCTTAAATTGACAGCCCTGGATGGACAGGAGCTACCGCTGGCACCCTTTAAAGGGAACGTCGTGCTGGTAGTCAACGTCGCCTCCAAATGTGGCTTGACCCCACAGTACGCGGCACTGGAAAACCTTTACCAGCAATACAAAGGTAAGGGCTTCAGCGTGTTGGGCCTGCCGTGTAACCAGTTTGCCGGGCAGGAACCGGGCACTGAACAAGAGATCCAGGATTTCTGCAGCCTTAACTATGGCGTGACCTTTCCGTTGTCCAGCAAGCTGGAAGTCAACGGTCATGATCGTCATCAGTTGTACCGTTTGCTGGCGGGCGAGGGGGCTGAATTTCCGGGTGACATTACCTGGAACTTCGAAAAATTCCTCCTGGGCAAGGACGGTCGCGTACTGGCGCGGTTCTCGCCACGTACGGCGCCGGATGATCCTTCAGTCATCCAGGCGATTGAAAAAGCCCTGAGCTGA
- the cysZ gene encoding sulfate transporter CysZ: MPAPVLSGPQYLREGLKLVLSPSLRLFVLLPLAINLVLFVGLIYLAGHQFSLWVDTLMPSLPDWLSFLNYVLWPIFVVLVVLMVFFTFTMLANIIAAPFNGFLAEKVEVVVRGTDDFPAFSWGELIAMIPRTLAREMRKLGYFLPRAIGLFILSFIPVVNIIAAPLWLLFGVWMMAIQYIDYPADNHKLGWNEMLAWLREKRWQSMSFGGSVYLVLLIPVVNILMMPAAVAGATLFWVRERGAEARVIPAR; this comes from the coding sequence ATGCCCGCCCCTGTTCTGTCCGGCCCGCAATACCTGCGCGAAGGCCTCAAGCTGGTGCTGAGCCCCAGCCTGCGTTTGTTCGTGTTGTTGCCGCTGGCAATCAACCTGGTGCTGTTCGTCGGATTGATCTATCTGGCCGGCCATCAATTCAGCCTGTGGGTCGATACGCTGATGCCGTCCCTGCCTGACTGGCTGAGTTTTCTCAATTACGTGCTCTGGCCGATTTTCGTGGTGCTGGTGGTGTTGATGGTGTTCTTCACCTTCACGATGCTGGCCAACATCATCGCCGCGCCGTTCAACGGCTTCCTCGCGGAGAAAGTCGAAGTGGTGGTGCGCGGCACCGACGACTTCCCGGCCTTCAGCTGGGGCGAACTGATCGCCATGATCCCGCGCACCCTCGCTCGGGAAATGCGCAAACTCGGCTACTTCCTGCCACGGGCGATCGGGCTGTTCATCCTCTCGTTCATCCCCGTGGTCAATATCATCGCCGCGCCGTTGTGGCTGCTGTTCGGCGTGTGGATGATGGCGATCCAGTACATCGACTACCCGGCAGACAACCACAAACTGGGCTGGAACGAGATGCTCGCCTGGCTGCGGGAGAAGCGCTGGCAGAGCATGAGCTTTGGCGGGAGTGTTTACCTGGTGCTGCTGATTCCGGTGGTCAATATTCTGATGATGCCGGCGGCGGTGGCGGGGGCGACGTTGTTTTGGGTGCGTGAGCGGGGTGCCGAGGCGCGGGTGATTCCTGCTCGATGA
- a CDS encoding glycosyltransferase family 4 protein — MASADTEVMTTALHITLITETFPPEINGVANTLGRLCDGLRARGHQVELVRPRQGCDQQMGSDDELLLCRGWPLPGYPGLQWGQSSMHKLLRRWKRQRPDVLYIATEGPLGLSALRAARRLGISVVSGFHTNFQQYSNQYGLGLLSRLLTHYLRWFHNRSTLTLVPSISQRLELERRHFERLALLSRGVDSQLFHPIKRLPSLREQWGLGEKDIALIHVGRLAPEKNLGLLKRCFDRLTTTYPQRKIKLIIVGDGPQRASLEQQLPEAIFCGSQRGEALASHYASGDVFLFPSMTETFGNVVLEALASGLGVVAYDQAAAAQHIRHGYNGVLAMPGDEEAFSDAAAWLLEERETLRCIRLNARQHASRQGWAAIIEQFEGQLRGACVGEQVVPNAPTVP; from the coding sequence ATGGCCTCAGCCGACACTGAGGTCATGACGACAGCTCTGCATATCACCCTGATCACCGAAACCTTCCCTCCCGAAATCAACGGCGTGGCCAATACCCTTGGCCGCTTGTGCGACGGTTTGCGCGCGCGCGGGCATCAGGTGGAGCTGGTGCGGCCACGGCAGGGTTGCGATCAGCAGATGGGCAGCGACGATGAGTTGCTGCTGTGCAGGGGCTGGCCGCTGCCGGGGTATCCGGGTTTGCAATGGGGTCAGTCGTCGATGCACAAGCTGCTGCGACGCTGGAAACGCCAGCGCCCGGACGTGCTGTACATCGCCACGGAAGGACCGCTGGGATTGTCCGCGTTGCGTGCGGCACGGCGTCTGGGGATCTCGGTGGTCAGCGGCTTTCACACCAATTTCCAGCAGTACTCCAACCAGTATGGGCTCGGCTTGCTCTCGCGCCTGCTGACCCACTACCTGCGCTGGTTTCACAATCGCTCGACCCTGACCCTGGTGCCGAGTATCAGCCAGAGACTGGAACTGGAGCGCCGGCATTTCGAACGCTTGGCGTTGCTGTCTCGCGGGGTCGACAGTCAGTTGTTTCATCCGATCAAACGCCTGCCATCCCTGCGCGAACAATGGGGCCTGGGCGAGAAGGACATTGCGCTGATTCACGTAGGACGTCTGGCGCCGGAGAAAAATCTTGGCTTGCTCAAGCGGTGTTTCGACAGGCTGACAACGACTTATCCACAGCGAAAAATAAAACTGATCATCGTCGGCGACGGTCCGCAACGGGCGTCGCTGGAGCAGCAACTGCCCGAAGCGATTTTCTGCGGTTCACAACGCGGCGAAGCCTTGGCCAGCCACTATGCGTCCGGGGATGTGTTTTTGTTTCCGAGCATGACCGAAACCTTCGGCAATGTGGTGCTTGAGGCATTGGCCTCGGGACTGGGGGTGGTGGCTTACGATCAGGCTGCAGCGGCGCAGCATATTCGCCATGGCTACAACGGCGTGCTGGCGATGCCGGGGGATGAAGAGGCGTTCAGCGATGCCGCGGCGTGGTTGCTGGAGGAGCGCGAAACCTTGCGCTGCATCAGACTTAATGCGCGTCAGCATGCGAGTCGGCAGGGTTGGGCAGCGATTATCGAGCAGTTCGAGGGGCAGTTGCGCGGGGCTTGTGTTGGGGAGCAAGTGGTGCCGAATGCACCGACCGTCCCTTGA
- a CDS encoding DUF3565 domain-containing protein, translating to METALLAAISMGRDLLHKNLERPSLAKQSSESEHNPDRRIAAKGSAVTGFHQDEDGHWVVELSCGHTQHLRHQPPWQSRAWVLDPAQRIEKIGQPFECGWCAQGSVSDNLGD from the coding sequence ATGGAGACAGCCTTATTGGCGGCGATCAGCATGGGGCGAGACCTTTTGCATAAGAATTTAGAAAGGCCAAGTTTAGCGAAGCAATCGTCCGAAAGCGAACACAACCCGGACAGACGGATCGCGGCGAAAGGCTCGGCGGTCACCGGTTTTCATCAGGACGAGGACGGGCATTGGGTAGTCGAGCTGTCCTGTGGTCATACCCAGCACCTGCGTCACCAGCCACCCTGGCAATCGCGCGCCTGGGTCCTGGACCCCGCGCAACGTATTGAAAAAATAGGCCAGCCCTTTGAATGTGGTTGGTGCGCACAAGGCTCGGTTAGCGATAACCTTGGCGACTGA